One genomic segment of Flavobacteriaceae bacterium includes these proteins:
- a CDS encoding aminotransferase class I/II-fold pyridoxal phosphate-dependent enzyme: protein MIRSSNRLENIQEYYFSKKLREVQELLAQGKSIINLGIGSPDLAPDVRVIAAMQNSINDANAHAYQSYQGLPEFRKTIEDFYNQKYRVRVNQNNEILPLMGSKEGILHISMAFLNKGDAVLIPNPGYPTYTSVTRLVDAKPIFYNLDIDHHWQPDFEALESLELSEVKIMWVNYPHMPTGAIPRENTFQKLVTFGKKHHILIVNDNPYSFILNDKPQSILEIEGAKDVALELNSLSKSFNMAGWRVGMLLGSESHIKKVLKVKTQMDSGMFYGIQKGAIAALASGVDWFNNLNKLYGQRRELVWELADKLKCNFDKNSSGLFVWAKLPTGKTAEKMVDFLLRDKHIFVAPGTVFGSRGEGYIRFSLCVSEEKIKEAIHRI, encoded by the coding sequence ATGATACGATCTTCAAATCGTTTGGAAAACATACAAGAATATTATTTCTCTAAAAAATTACGGGAAGTACAGGAGTTGCTTGCGCAAGGAAAATCAATTATCAATTTAGGTATCGGAAGCCCGGACTTAGCTCCTGATGTAAGAGTAATAGCGGCCATGCAAAATAGTATAAACGATGCGAATGCACATGCCTATCAAAGCTATCAGGGGCTCCCGGAGTTTAGAAAAACCATTGAAGATTTCTACAATCAAAAATATCGGGTTCGAGTAAATCAAAATAATGAAATACTGCCTTTAATGGGTAGTAAAGAAGGGATTTTACATATTTCGATGGCTTTTTTAAACAAAGGTGATGCTGTATTGATTCCAAATCCGGGATATCCGACCTATACATCGGTAACTCGCTTAGTAGATGCCAAACCTATTTTTTATAACCTGGATATTGACCATCACTGGCAGCCTGATTTTGAGGCCCTGGAATCGCTGGAACTCTCTGAAGTAAAAATAATGTGGGTAAACTACCCGCATATGCCAACAGGAGCAATTCCCCGGGAAAATACTTTTCAAAAGCTGGTGACATTCGGAAAAAAGCATCATATCCTGATTGTAAATGATAACCCTTATAGTTTTATTTTAAACGATAAGCCGCAGAGTATTCTGGAAATAGAAGGTGCTAAAGATGTAGCTTTGGAATTGAATTCATTGAGCAAGTCTTTTAATATGGCAGGTTGGCGCGTAGGAATGCTATTGGGAAGTGAATCGCATATCAAAAAAGTATTAAAAGTGAAAACGCAAATGGACTCGGGAATGTTTTACGGAATACAAAAAGGAGCTATAGCAGCATTAGCGTCAGGTGTTGATTGGTTTAACAATTTAAACAAGTTATATGGTCAAAGAAGAGAATTGGTATGGGAATTGGCAGATAAATTAAAATGTAATTTCGATAAAAACTCCTCGGGGTTGTTTGTTTGGGCAAAATTACCAACAGGAAAAACAGCTGAAAAAATGGTAGATTTTCTGCTCCGAGATAAACATATTTTTGTTGCGCCGGGAACCGTTTTTGGAAGCCGGGGAGAAGGATATATCCGTTTTTCATTATGTGTTTCCGAAGAAAAAATAAAAGAAGCCATACATAGAATATAA
- a CDS encoding prephenate dehydratase, which produces MKKIIAIQGAKGSNHHKVALAMYGNETSIHECLSFDSLVDSLLNGTSHLGIMALENTIAGSIIPNYALIDHHHLYICDEYYLPIHHHLMALPGQQITEIKEVCSHPMALLQCKLFFKKHPHIKLVEDVDTAEVAKRISEQKLRGIAAIAPKIAAALFRLEVLEDEIQTIKNNATRFVIVRKKEAIDKAHKSKATIDKASLKFELNHKRGSLAAILNVMSDCKLNLTKIQSLPKIETLWKYVFFVDVTFDVPEDYKKAKEIIQVMAEDFKILGEYKNGKK; this is translated from the coding sequence ATGAAAAAAATAATAGCCATTCAAGGAGCAAAAGGGTCAAATCATCATAAGGTAGCACTAGCGATGTACGGAAATGAGACCTCTATACATGAATGCCTTTCTTTTGATAGTTTGGTAGACAGTTTATTAAACGGAACCTCTCACCTTGGAATTATGGCTTTGGAAAATACCATTGCAGGGTCTATCATTCCTAATTATGCGTTAATAGATCATCATCATTTGTATATATGTGATGAGTATTATTTACCCATTCATCATCATCTAATGGCATTGCCGGGACAACAAATAACAGAAATTAAAGAAGTATGCTCACACCCTATGGCATTGTTACAATGCAAGCTATTTTTTAAAAAACACCCGCATATAAAGTTGGTAGAAGATGTAGATACTGCCGAGGTTGCCAAAAGGATTTCCGAACAAAAATTGAGAGGAATTGCAGCCATCGCTCCTAAAATTGCTGCAGCATTATTTAGGTTGGAGGTACTGGAAGATGAGATACAAACCATAAAAAACAATGCTACCCGATTTGTAATCGTACGGAAAAAAGAAGCTATTGATAAGGCTCATAAAAGTAAAGCTACTATAGACAAAGCTTCTTTAAAATTTGAATTGAATCATAAAAGGGGGAGTTTAGCTGCTATTCTAAATGTGATGAGCGATTGTAAACTCAACTTAACCAAGATCCAATCATTACCTAAAATAGAAACGCTTTGGAAATATGTTTTCTTCGTAGATGTTACGTTTGATGTACCGGAAGATTACAAAAAAGCAAAAGAGATCATTCAAGTTATGGCAGAAGATTTTAAAATATTGGGCGAATATAAAAACGGTAAAAAATGA
- a CDS encoding IS1595 family transposase — protein MNLLHFIEQFPDEFSCKSHMKLARSKEGVICKKCQSKKHYWLKSKWMWQCSYCGFRTTLRSGTMMENSNLPIRTWYLAMAFMTFSKKGISAAELQRQLNHTRYTTIWSLMHRIRSAMGKRDNLYDLEDMIEFDQDYFTVATKESDRQKLKRGRGSQKQSNVAVMAESVPLEDLKTGKQSKQCRYFKMKVLDTHKKEEVNTLIDSNFDDTCIVFSDKSTSYVDIGDYVEVHITEKSNKETTITTLKSVHIAISNAKRTLLGIYHKIKGKYLQNYLDEFCYKLNRRYFAERLFDRLVVAVTHQYWYKSG, from the coding sequence ATGAATTTACTACATTTTATTGAACAATTTCCAGATGAGTTTTCCTGTAAATCACATATGAAGTTGGCTCGTTCAAAAGAAGGAGTCATTTGCAAAAAATGTCAATCAAAAAAGCACTATTGGTTAAAGTCTAAATGGATGTGGCAATGTTCTTATTGTGGTTTTAGAACTACTCTACGCAGCGGTACTATGATGGAGAACTCCAATTTACCTATTCGTACTTGGTATCTCGCTATGGCATTTATGACTTTTAGTAAAAAAGGTATTTCTGCTGCCGAATTACAACGTCAGCTCAACCATACACGTTATACCACTATATGGTCTCTTATGCACAGAATACGTTCGGCTATGGGAAAACGAGATAATTTATACGACCTTGAAGATATGATTGAGTTTGATCAAGATTACTTTACTGTGGCAACAAAAGAATCCGACAGACAAAAGCTTAAAAGAGGCAGAGGCAGTCAAAAACAATCTAACGTAGCGGTAATGGCAGAGTCTGTACCTTTAGAAGATTTAAAGACTGGGAAACAATCCAAACAATGTCGTTATTTTAAAATGAAAGTTTTGGATACTCATAAAAAAGAAGAAGTCAACACGCTTATTGATAGTAATTTTGATGATACATGCATTGTTTTTAGCGACAAAAGCACGTCTTATGTAGACATAGGTGATTATGTGGAAGTACACATTACTGAAAAATCAAATAAAGAAACCACTATTACCACACTAAAATCGGTGCATATAGCCATAAGTAATGCAAAACGCACTCTGTTAGGTATTTACCATAAAATTAAAGGAAAATATTTGCAGAATTATCTTGACGAGTTCTGCTATAAACTCAACAGACGCTATTTCGCTGAAAGACTATTTGATAGACTGGTAGTAGCTGTCACTCATCAATACTGGTATAAAAGTGGGTAA
- a CDS encoding IS1 family transposase encodes MCCSILRKQEELYHIKIWLQLIRSKKNYCWIWIAVDRHGKRFIRFIIGDRFGETRKQLWEGIKSKSIGTIMTDHWKAYQKIIPQNKHVSSKAEAFTVEGYNSLFRHFLARLRRKSKSVTQRTLTD; translated from the coding sequence ATCTGTTGTTCTATTCTACGGAAACAGGAAGAACTTTATCATATTAAAATCTGGCTGCAATTAATCCGTTCAAAAAAAAACTACTGTTGGATATGGATTGCTGTTGATAGGCATGGAAAAAGGTTTATCCGCTTCATTATTGGTGACAGGTTTGGAGAAACAAGAAAACAGTTATGGGAAGGAATTAAAAGCAAAAGCATAGGTACTATTATGACCGACCATTGGAAAGCATATCAAAAAATTATTCCTCAAAATAAACATGTTTCAAGTAAAGCAGAGGCCTTTACAGTTGAAGGCTACAATAGTTTATTCAGACATTTCTTAGCTCGATTAAGAAGAAAGAGCAAAAGTGTTACTCAAAGAACGTTAACAGATTAA
- the dnaN gene encoding DNA polymerase III subunit beta, with the protein MKFIVSSSQLSKQLQVLGGVINSNNTLPILDNFLFELSENTLQVFASDLETTMSAVIEVESDSSGTIALSARLLLDTLKTFPDQPLIFRTGDNHTIEISSDQGKYDMAYFDGDEFPKAVSLPSPSKTIMSSHILATAISKTIFAAGNDDLRPVMSGVFFQFSTEYLTFVATDAHKLVKYTRTDVSADETAEFIMPKKPLNLLKGVLENSDDVTVEYNDSNAKFTFDHFVLVCRLIDGKYPNYEAVIPKENPNKLTIDRASFLNSVRRVSIFSSKTTHQIRLKMAGTELNVSAEDLDFSNKADERLSCEYQGDDMQIGFNSRFLSEMLSNLNSDEILIEMSLPNRAGILTPIDGTDEGEQITMLVMPVMLNN; encoded by the coding sequence ATGAAGTTTATAGTATCGAGCTCTCAATTATCAAAACAGTTACAAGTTTTAGGAGGTGTCATCAACAGTAATAATACCCTGCCGATTTTAGATAATTTTTTATTTGAACTGTCTGAAAATACCTTACAGGTTTTTGCTTCTGATCTGGAAACAACGATGAGTGCAGTAATTGAGGTGGAGTCCGATTCTTCGGGAACGATTGCCTTATCTGCCCGTTTACTATTAGATACATTAAAAACATTTCCGGATCAGCCTCTGATATTTAGGACAGGAGATAACCATACCATCGAAATCAGCTCCGATCAGGGTAAATATGATATGGCTTATTTTGACGGAGACGAGTTTCCCAAAGCCGTAAGCTTACCTTCACCGAGTAAAACAATAATGTCTTCTCATATATTGGCAACAGCAATTTCCAAAACCATTTTTGCGGCCGGTAATGATGATCTGCGTCCGGTAATGAGTGGTGTTTTCTTCCAGTTCAGTACGGAATACCTGACGTTTGTGGCAACCGATGCTCATAAATTGGTAAAGTATACTCGAACAGATGTTTCTGCTGATGAAACGGCAGAGTTTATCATGCCTAAAAAACCCTTAAATTTATTAAAAGGAGTGTTGGAAAATTCTGACGACGTAACAGTTGAGTATAACGACTCCAATGCTAAATTTACTTTTGATCATTTTGTTTTGGTTTGCCGTTTAATCGACGGGAAATATCCTAACTATGAAGCGGTAATTCCAAAAGAAAACCCCAATAAGTTAACCATAGACAGAGCTTCTTTTCTAAATTCTGTGAGACGTGTCTCTATTTTCTCCAGTAAAACCACGCATCAGATTCGTTTAAAAATGGCAGGAACCGAACTAAACGTATCTGCTGAAGATCTGGATTTTTCCAATAAAGCCGATGAGCGTTTAAGCTGTGAATACCAGGGAGATGACATGCAAATAGGGTTTAACTCACGCTTCTTAAGTGAAATGCTGAGCAATTTAAACTCTGACGAGATACTTATTGAAATGTCTCTGCCGAACAGAGCCGGAATTTTAACACCAATTGACGGAACCGATGAAGGAGAGCAAATTACGATGCTCGTAATGCCTGTGATGTTGAATAATTAA